The Populus trichocarpa isolate Nisqually-1 chromosome 2, P.trichocarpa_v4.1, whole genome shotgun sequence genome has a window encoding:
- the LOC18096544 gene encoding probably inactive leucine-rich repeat receptor-like protein kinase At5g48380 yields the protein MLISRVFKVVVVSCLWLLLSCSLSYGTDTDIACLKSIKDSLIDTRSYLNSSWNFENATEGFICTFLGVECWHPNENRVLNIRLPDMGLKGRFPLGLTNCTSMTGIDLSSNELFGSIPQNISKIVGFATSLDLSSNNFSGEIPSGLANCSFLNILKLDHNKLTGQIPGQIGFLERLKTFSVANNLLSGPIPSFFNSDILTEENFANNPELCGKPFSSCPSISKKTNTGIIAGAAVGGVTIAAIGVAIGMFFYYRRMSMMRKLKKDDDPEGNKWAKGLKGVKGIKVSLFEKSVSKMKLSDLLKATNNFHKENIIGTGRTGAVYKAVLEDGTPLMVKRLQDSEHSEKEFVSEMATLGSVKHSNLVPLLGYCVANKERFLVYKHMPNGTLYDHIHIADESRKPMEWPLRLKIGIRAAKGFAWLHHYCNPRIIHRNISSKCILLDADFEPKISDFGLARLMNPIDTHMSTFVNGEFGDLGYVAPEYARTLVATPKGDVYSFGTVLLELVTGETPTHVAKAPESFKGSLVEWITQLSSNSQLKDAVDKSLAGKGVDNEIFQFLKVACNCVLPTPKERPTMFEVYQLLRAIGEQYHFTTEDEILMPSDASGADYMEELIVSREGRENY from the exons ATGTTGATCAGTCGAGTTTTTAAGGTAGTTGTTGTTAGTTGCCTTTGGTTATTGCTTAGCTGTAGTCTGAGCTATGGCACCGACACTGATATTGCTTGCTTGAAGAGCATAAAAGATTCTCTTATAGACACTCGTAGTTACTTGAACTCTTCATGGAACTTTGAGAACGCTACCGAAGGATTCATCTGTACCTTTCTGGGGGTGGAATGTTGGCATCCTAATGAGAATAGGGTCTTGAACATCCGACTTCCGGATATGGGTCTCAAGGGCAGGTTCCCTCTTGGTCTTACAAATTGCACCTCCATGACGGGCATAGATCTCTCTAGCAACGAGCTCTTTGGATCAATTCCACAAAATATCTCTAAAATAGTTGGTTTTGCCACGTCTCTCGACCTCTCTTCCAACAATTTCTCGGGGGAAATTCCATCAGGTCTTGCAAACTGTTCCTTTCTGAATATCCTTAAGCTCGACCACAACAAGTTGACAGGCCAGATTCCTGGACAAATTGGGTTTCTAGAGCGCTTGAAAACTTTTAGTGTAGCTAATAATCTTTTGTCCGGGCCAATCCCAAGTTTTTTCAATTCCGATATCTTGACCGAAGAAAATTTTGCAAACAATCCAGAACTCTGTGGGAAGCCTTTTAGCTCTTGCCCGTCCATTTCAAAGAAAACCAACACTGGAATTATTGCTGGGGCAGCAGTTGGCGGGGTTACCATTGCAGCAATAGGTGTGGCAATCGGTATGTTCTTTTATTACCGTAGAATGTCTATGATGAGGAAGCTGAAGAAGGATGATGATCCCGAGGGGAATAAATGGGCTAAGGGCTTAAAGGGAGTAAAAGGCATCAAG GTTTCCCTGTTTGAGAAATCAGTTTCTAAAATGAAATTGAGTGATCTCTTGAAGGCTACCAATAACTTCCACAAAGAGAATATCATCGGGACAGGAAGAACAGGGGCTGTGTACAAAGCAGTGCTAGAGGATGGGACTCCTCTTATGGTTAAGAGATTGCAGGATTCTGAGCACTCGGAAAAAGAATTTGTATCTGAGATGGCTACTCTGGGGAGTGTGAAACATTCTAATTTGGTTCCTCTTTTAGGTTACTGCGTGGCTAATAAGGAACGGTTTCTGGTTTATAAGCATATGCCAAATGGCACTCTCTATGATCACATACATATTGCAGATGAAAGCAGGAAGCCAATGGAATGGCCTCTGAGACTCAAAATTGGTATAAGGGCAGCAAAAGGATTTGCATGGCTCCATCATTACTGTAACCCTCGCATCATCCACCGAAACATAAGTTCCAAGTGCATCTTGTTGGACGCTGATTTTGAGCCGAAAATTTCTGATTTTGGACTGGCCAGGCTAATGAATCCAATTGATACACATATGAGTACATTTGTGAACGGAGAATTTGGGGATTTGGGTTATGTTGCTCCAGAGTATGCAAGAACTTTGGTGGCCACTCCAAAAGGGGATGTCTACAGCTTTGGAACTGTGCTGCTTGAGCTGGTGACAGGGGAGACACCTACCCATGTGGCTAAAGCTCCTGAAAGCTTCAAGGGGAGTCTGGTTGAATGGATCACACAGCTTTCAAGCAATTCTCAACTTAAAGATGCTGTAGACAAATCTTTGGCGGGGAAGGGTGTTGATAATGAGATTTTCCAGTTCCTTAAAGTTGCATGCAATTGTGTATTGCCAACGCCCAAAGAGAGGCCCACTATGTTCGAAGTATATCAGCTTCTAAGGGCAATTGGGGAGCAATACCATTTTACCACTGAGGATGAGATTCTGATGCCTTCAGATGCTAGTGGCGCTGATTATATGGAGGAACTTATTGTTTCTCGAGAAGGAAGGGAAAATTATTAG